In Nasonia vitripennis strain AsymCx chromosome 2, Nvit_psr_1.1, whole genome shotgun sequence, a genomic segment contains:
- the LOC100117202 gene encoding uncharacterized protein LOC100117202 isoform X1, with the protein MFSDRNKSTAMANNHVGYYHSYKYHSLELLDRIEKMHGIRRVVTFCILTTVLPTMLLVVPLYLRHSVYADVQFAVTESDIVEITDGISPIFCSEHSLKMNDTFNAFQVSRRPEKTSYRKHIRLKKSMTLPDDTLEYWGFYLLKGAKVALTVCSRFEGSSILVVKGERNLRTCGMLDHNKNKAKATGIYLPEADQQVKVTFESNAQEINSKEFVSPDVNKESQKIDGFNNDEQLSKVKQNQTSQAPRTKSNNTENSNQSTATENVESMLDEDEELEALFNKAEGYVNKRINHKLDEKNSSSTDKARHLKRRMTKLHRFENEQNKENDDNVKIDDSHIKSIVHQRNQRKNLENQRKLSERQKERLKLLEEELGWNHENTEKEDNHGEENTEGMLVRQRRSQQPIKPELLDRGIRHGGNAAQNFTDSDESVSSFENGLLNCYEGNVLLRTEFNPSSECRDVNYLLNGEKHMQTIHEVAQDGYYYYIFYSDNDIVSNDIHAVFEIYKPSLQYENVTKACINKTECSFPLSMTSIDRVIVEVPTKDGIDHEMDDISVLVSVCVPRMGIYVIFPIAVLFLILGCAFM; encoded by the exons ATGTTCTCCGATAGGAACAAGAGCACGGCCATGGCCAACAATCATGTGGGTTACTACCACTCCTACAAGTATCACTCGCTGGAACTTTTAGACC GCATTGAAAAAATGCATGGCATTAGAAGAGTAGTTACTTTTTGCATACTCACAACAGTGCTTCCAACGATGTTACTAGTAGTTCCTCTGTACTTGAGACACAGCGTCTACGCAGATGTTCAATTTGCAGTGACAGAATCTGATATTGTAGAGATTACTGATGGAATTTCACCAATATTTTGTTCT gaGCACAGTCTAAAAATGAATGATACTTTCAATGCATTTCAAGTTTCTCGAAGGCCAGAGAAGACATCATATAGGAAACACATAAGACTGAAGAAGAGTATGACTCTACCTGATGACACTCTGGAATATTGGGGTTTTTATCTTTTGAAAGGTGCAAAGGTTGCATTGACTGTCTGTTCAAG ATTTGAAGGATCATCTATTCTTGTTGTgaaaggagagagaaactTGAGGACCTGTGGCATGTTGgatcataataaaaataaagcaaaggCAACTGGAATTTATTTACCTGAAGCTGATCAACAG GTAAAAGTCACATTTGAGTCCAATGCCCAAGAAATTAATTCTAAAGAGTTTGTCTCACCTGATGTCAATAAAGAATCTCAGAAGATTGATGGTTTTAACAATGACGAGCaactttcaaaagttaaacAGAACCAAACATCACAAGCTCCTAGAACAAAATCAAACAACACAGAAAACAGTAATCAGAGCACTGCTACAGAGAATGTGGAGAGCATGCTGGATGAAGACGAGGAATTAGAGGCCTTATTTAATAAAGCAGAAGGATACGTAAATAAACGCATTAATCATAAGTTGGACGAAAAAAATTCGTCTTCCACAGATAAAGCAAGGCATTTGAAGAGAAGAATGACAAAGTTACATAGATTTGAAAATgaacaaaataaagaaaacgaTGACAATGTAAAAATAGATGACAGTCACATAAAGTCAATCGTCCACCAAAGAAATCAGAGGAAAAATTTGGAGAATCAAAGGAAACTCTCCGAAAGGCAAAAAGAGCGCCTCAAATTATTAGAGGAAGAATTGGGTTGGAATCAcgaaaatacagaaaaagaagatAACCATGGTGAAGAAAATACTGAAGGGATGCTAGTTAGACAGAGAAGAAGTCAACAGCCTATTAAACCTGAACTTTTAGATAGAGGTATCAGGCATGGAGGGAATGCAGCCCAAAATTTTACAGACAGTGATGAGTCAGTTTCTAGTTTTGAGAATGGCTTATTAAATTGCTATGAGGGTAACGTTTTATTAAGAACTGAGTTCAATCCATCAAGTGAATGCAGAGATGTCAATTATTTGTTGAATGGTGAAAAGCACATGCAAACTATTCATGAAGTGGCACAAGAtggatattattattacatattcTACAGCGATAATGATATAGTTTCGAACGATATTCACGCTGTTTTTGAAATTTACAAGCCGTCTTTGCAATATGAAAATGTTACCAAGGCTTGCATTAATAAGACAGAATGCAGCTTTCCCTTGTCAATGACATCTATAGACCGAGTTATTGTTGAAGTGCCGACTAAGGATGGAATTGATCATGAAATGGATGATATTTCTGTTCTTGTCTCAGTTTGTGTTCCCAGAATGGGCATTTATGTTATCTTCCCAATTGCAGTATTGTTTCTAATTCTTGGTTGTGCTTTTATGTAA
- the LOC100117202 gene encoding uncharacterized protein LOC100117202 isoform X2, which yields MGIEKMHGIRRVVTFCILTTVLPTMLLVVPLYLRHSVYADVQFAVTESDIVEITDGISPIFCSEHSLKMNDTFNAFQVSRRPEKTSYRKHIRLKKSMTLPDDTLEYWGFYLLKGAKVALTVCSRFEGSSILVVKGERNLRTCGMLDHNKNKAKATGIYLPEADQQVKVTFESNAQEINSKEFVSPDVNKESQKIDGFNNDEQLSKVKQNQTSQAPRTKSNNTENSNQSTATENVESMLDEDEELEALFNKAEGYVNKRINHKLDEKNSSSTDKARHLKRRMTKLHRFENEQNKENDDNVKIDDSHIKSIVHQRNQRKNLENQRKLSERQKERLKLLEEELGWNHENTEKEDNHGEENTEGMLVRQRRSQQPIKPELLDRGIRHGGNAAQNFTDSDESVSSFENGLLNCYEGNVLLRTEFNPSSECRDVNYLLNGEKHMQTIHEVAQDGYYYYIFYSDNDIVSNDIHAVFEIYKPSLQYENVTKACINKTECSFPLSMTSIDRVIVEVPTKDGIDHEMDDISVLVSVCVPRMGIYVIFPIAVLFLILGCAFM from the exons ATGG GCATTGAAAAAATGCATGGCATTAGAAGAGTAGTTACTTTTTGCATACTCACAACAGTGCTTCCAACGATGTTACTAGTAGTTCCTCTGTACTTGAGACACAGCGTCTACGCAGATGTTCAATTTGCAGTGACAGAATCTGATATTGTAGAGATTACTGATGGAATTTCACCAATATTTTGTTCT gaGCACAGTCTAAAAATGAATGATACTTTCAATGCATTTCAAGTTTCTCGAAGGCCAGAGAAGACATCATATAGGAAACACATAAGACTGAAGAAGAGTATGACTCTACCTGATGACACTCTGGAATATTGGGGTTTTTATCTTTTGAAAGGTGCAAAGGTTGCATTGACTGTCTGTTCAAG ATTTGAAGGATCATCTATTCTTGTTGTgaaaggagagagaaactTGAGGACCTGTGGCATGTTGgatcataataaaaataaagcaaaggCAACTGGAATTTATTTACCTGAAGCTGATCAACAG GTAAAAGTCACATTTGAGTCCAATGCCCAAGAAATTAATTCTAAAGAGTTTGTCTCACCTGATGTCAATAAAGAATCTCAGAAGATTGATGGTTTTAACAATGACGAGCaactttcaaaagttaaacAGAACCAAACATCACAAGCTCCTAGAACAAAATCAAACAACACAGAAAACAGTAATCAGAGCACTGCTACAGAGAATGTGGAGAGCATGCTGGATGAAGACGAGGAATTAGAGGCCTTATTTAATAAAGCAGAAGGATACGTAAATAAACGCATTAATCATAAGTTGGACGAAAAAAATTCGTCTTCCACAGATAAAGCAAGGCATTTGAAGAGAAGAATGACAAAGTTACATAGATTTGAAAATgaacaaaataaagaaaacgaTGACAATGTAAAAATAGATGACAGTCACATAAAGTCAATCGTCCACCAAAGAAATCAGAGGAAAAATTTGGAGAATCAAAGGAAACTCTCCGAAAGGCAAAAAGAGCGCCTCAAATTATTAGAGGAAGAATTGGGTTGGAATCAcgaaaatacagaaaaagaagatAACCATGGTGAAGAAAATACTGAAGGGATGCTAGTTAGACAGAGAAGAAGTCAACAGCCTATTAAACCTGAACTTTTAGATAGAGGTATCAGGCATGGAGGGAATGCAGCCCAAAATTTTACAGACAGTGATGAGTCAGTTTCTAGTTTTGAGAATGGCTTATTAAATTGCTATGAGGGTAACGTTTTATTAAGAACTGAGTTCAATCCATCAAGTGAATGCAGAGATGTCAATTATTTGTTGAATGGTGAAAAGCACATGCAAACTATTCATGAAGTGGCACAAGAtggatattattattacatattcTACAGCGATAATGATATAGTTTCGAACGATATTCACGCTGTTTTTGAAATTTACAAGCCGTCTTTGCAATATGAAAATGTTACCAAGGCTTGCATTAATAAGACAGAATGCAGCTTTCCCTTGTCAATGACATCTATAGACCGAGTTATTGTTGAAGTGCCGACTAAGGATGGAATTGATCATGAAATGGATGATATTTCTGTTCTTGTCTCAGTTTGTGTTCCCAGAATGGGCATTTATGTTATCTTCCCAATTGCAGTATTGTTTCTAATTCTTGGTTGTGCTTTTATGTAA
- the LOC100117202 gene encoding uncharacterized protein LOC100117202 isoform X3, whose amino-acid sequence MHGIRRVVTFCILTTVLPTMLLVVPLYLRHSVYADVQFAVTESDIVEITDGISPIFCSEHSLKMNDTFNAFQVSRRPEKTSYRKHIRLKKSMTLPDDTLEYWGFYLLKGAKVALTVCSRFEGSSILVVKGERNLRTCGMLDHNKNKAKATGIYLPEADQQVKVTFESNAQEINSKEFVSPDVNKESQKIDGFNNDEQLSKVKQNQTSQAPRTKSNNTENSNQSTATENVESMLDEDEELEALFNKAEGYVNKRINHKLDEKNSSSTDKARHLKRRMTKLHRFENEQNKENDDNVKIDDSHIKSIVHQRNQRKNLENQRKLSERQKERLKLLEEELGWNHENTEKEDNHGEENTEGMLVRQRRSQQPIKPELLDRGIRHGGNAAQNFTDSDESVSSFENGLLNCYEGNVLLRTEFNPSSECRDVNYLLNGEKHMQTIHEVAQDGYYYYIFYSDNDIVSNDIHAVFEIYKPSLQYENVTKACINKTECSFPLSMTSIDRVIVEVPTKDGIDHEMDDISVLVSVCVPRMGIYVIFPIAVLFLILGCAFM is encoded by the exons ATGCATGGCATTAGAAGAGTAGTTACTTTTTGCATACTCACAACAGTGCTTCCAACGATGTTACTAGTAGTTCCTCTGTACTTGAGACACAGCGTCTACGCAGATGTTCAATTTGCAGTGACAGAATCTGATATTGTAGAGATTACTGATGGAATTTCACCAATATTTTGTTCT gaGCACAGTCTAAAAATGAATGATACTTTCAATGCATTTCAAGTTTCTCGAAGGCCAGAGAAGACATCATATAGGAAACACATAAGACTGAAGAAGAGTATGACTCTACCTGATGACACTCTGGAATATTGGGGTTTTTATCTTTTGAAAGGTGCAAAGGTTGCATTGACTGTCTGTTCAAG ATTTGAAGGATCATCTATTCTTGTTGTgaaaggagagagaaactTGAGGACCTGTGGCATGTTGgatcataataaaaataaagcaaaggCAACTGGAATTTATTTACCTGAAGCTGATCAACAG GTAAAAGTCACATTTGAGTCCAATGCCCAAGAAATTAATTCTAAAGAGTTTGTCTCACCTGATGTCAATAAAGAATCTCAGAAGATTGATGGTTTTAACAATGACGAGCaactttcaaaagttaaacAGAACCAAACATCACAAGCTCCTAGAACAAAATCAAACAACACAGAAAACAGTAATCAGAGCACTGCTACAGAGAATGTGGAGAGCATGCTGGATGAAGACGAGGAATTAGAGGCCTTATTTAATAAAGCAGAAGGATACGTAAATAAACGCATTAATCATAAGTTGGACGAAAAAAATTCGTCTTCCACAGATAAAGCAAGGCATTTGAAGAGAAGAATGACAAAGTTACATAGATTTGAAAATgaacaaaataaagaaaacgaTGACAATGTAAAAATAGATGACAGTCACATAAAGTCAATCGTCCACCAAAGAAATCAGAGGAAAAATTTGGAGAATCAAAGGAAACTCTCCGAAAGGCAAAAAGAGCGCCTCAAATTATTAGAGGAAGAATTGGGTTGGAATCAcgaaaatacagaaaaagaagatAACCATGGTGAAGAAAATACTGAAGGGATGCTAGTTAGACAGAGAAGAAGTCAACAGCCTATTAAACCTGAACTTTTAGATAGAGGTATCAGGCATGGAGGGAATGCAGCCCAAAATTTTACAGACAGTGATGAGTCAGTTTCTAGTTTTGAGAATGGCTTATTAAATTGCTATGAGGGTAACGTTTTATTAAGAACTGAGTTCAATCCATCAAGTGAATGCAGAGATGTCAATTATTTGTTGAATGGTGAAAAGCACATGCAAACTATTCATGAAGTGGCACAAGAtggatattattattacatattcTACAGCGATAATGATATAGTTTCGAACGATATTCACGCTGTTTTTGAAATTTACAAGCCGTCTTTGCAATATGAAAATGTTACCAAGGCTTGCATTAATAAGACAGAATGCAGCTTTCCCTTGTCAATGACATCTATAGACCGAGTTATTGTTGAAGTGCCGACTAAGGATGGAATTGATCATGAAATGGATGATATTTCTGTTCTTGTCTCAGTTTGTGTTCCCAGAATGGGCATTTATGTTATCTTCCCAATTGCAGTATTGTTTCTAATTCTTGGTTGTGCTTTTATGTAA
- the LOC100117202 gene encoding uncharacterized protein DDB_G0273453/DDB_G0273565 isoform X4, giving the protein MNDTFNAFQVSRRPEKTSYRKHIRLKKSMTLPDDTLEYWGFYLLKGAKVALTVCSRFEGSSILVVKGERNLRTCGMLDHNKNKAKATGIYLPEADQQVKVTFESNAQEINSKEFVSPDVNKESQKIDGFNNDEQLSKVKQNQTSQAPRTKSNNTENSNQSTATENVESMLDEDEELEALFNKAEGYVNKRINHKLDEKNSSSTDKARHLKRRMTKLHRFENEQNKENDDNVKIDDSHIKSIVHQRNQRKNLENQRKLSERQKERLKLLEEELGWNHENTEKEDNHGEENTEGMLVRQRRSQQPIKPELLDRGIRHGGNAAQNFTDSDESVSSFENGLLNCYEGNVLLRTEFNPSSECRDVNYLLNGEKHMQTIHEVAQDGYYYYIFYSDNDIVSNDIHAVFEIYKPSLQYENVTKACINKTECSFPLSMTSIDRVIVEVPTKDGIDHEMDDISVLVSVCVPRMGIYVIFPIAVLFLILGCAFM; this is encoded by the exons ATGAATGATACTTTCAATGCATTTCAAGTTTCTCGAAGGCCAGAGAAGACATCATATAGGAAACACATAAGACTGAAGAAGAGTATGACTCTACCTGATGACACTCTGGAATATTGGGGTTTTTATCTTTTGAAAGGTGCAAAGGTTGCATTGACTGTCTGTTCAAG ATTTGAAGGATCATCTATTCTTGTTGTgaaaggagagagaaactTGAGGACCTGTGGCATGTTGgatcataataaaaataaagcaaaggCAACTGGAATTTATTTACCTGAAGCTGATCAACAG GTAAAAGTCACATTTGAGTCCAATGCCCAAGAAATTAATTCTAAAGAGTTTGTCTCACCTGATGTCAATAAAGAATCTCAGAAGATTGATGGTTTTAACAATGACGAGCaactttcaaaagttaaacAGAACCAAACATCACAAGCTCCTAGAACAAAATCAAACAACACAGAAAACAGTAATCAGAGCACTGCTACAGAGAATGTGGAGAGCATGCTGGATGAAGACGAGGAATTAGAGGCCTTATTTAATAAAGCAGAAGGATACGTAAATAAACGCATTAATCATAAGTTGGACGAAAAAAATTCGTCTTCCACAGATAAAGCAAGGCATTTGAAGAGAAGAATGACAAAGTTACATAGATTTGAAAATgaacaaaataaagaaaacgaTGACAATGTAAAAATAGATGACAGTCACATAAAGTCAATCGTCCACCAAAGAAATCAGAGGAAAAATTTGGAGAATCAAAGGAAACTCTCCGAAAGGCAAAAAGAGCGCCTCAAATTATTAGAGGAAGAATTGGGTTGGAATCAcgaaaatacagaaaaagaagatAACCATGGTGAAGAAAATACTGAAGGGATGCTAGTTAGACAGAGAAGAAGTCAACAGCCTATTAAACCTGAACTTTTAGATAGAGGTATCAGGCATGGAGGGAATGCAGCCCAAAATTTTACAGACAGTGATGAGTCAGTTTCTAGTTTTGAGAATGGCTTATTAAATTGCTATGAGGGTAACGTTTTATTAAGAACTGAGTTCAATCCATCAAGTGAATGCAGAGATGTCAATTATTTGTTGAATGGTGAAAAGCACATGCAAACTATTCATGAAGTGGCACAAGAtggatattattattacatattcTACAGCGATAATGATATAGTTTCGAACGATATTCACGCTGTTTTTGAAATTTACAAGCCGTCTTTGCAATATGAAAATGTTACCAAGGCTTGCATTAATAAGACAGAATGCAGCTTTCCCTTGTCAATGACATCTATAGACCGAGTTATTGTTGAAGTGCCGACTAAGGATGGAATTGATCATGAAATGGATGATATTTCTGTTCTTGTCTCAGTTTGTGTTCCCAGAATGGGCATTTATGTTATCTTCCCAATTGCAGTATTGTTTCTAATTCTTGGTTGTGCTTTTATGTAA
- the LOC100117124 gene encoding eukaryotic initiation factor 4A-I isoform X1 yields the protein MSYTERRNDEQWPGESKNGPSEGEQPMYAGGPPGMDPDGIIESNWETVVDNFDDMNLKEELLRGIYAYGFEKPSAIQQRAILPCVKGHDVIAQAQSGTGKTATFSISILQKIDTNINECQALILAPTRELAQQIQKVVIALGDFMHAQCHACIGGTNVREDMRRLEQGVHVVVGTPGRVFDMISRRALRSNSIKLFVLDEADEMLSRGFKDQIYDVFKLLPAEVQVILLSATMPSDVLEVSKCFMREPVRILVKKEELTLEGIKQFFIYIEREDWKLDTLCDLYDTLSITQAVIFCNTRRKVDWLTDHMHQKDFTVSAMHGDMEQRERDLIMRQFRTGSSRVLITTDLLARGIDVQQVSLVINYDLPSNRENYIHRIGRGGRFGRKGVAINFVTSDDKRILKDIEQFYNTHIDEMPMNVADLI from the exons ATGTCGTATACTGAACGAAG aaacGACGAGCAATGGCCTGGAGAGAGTAAGAATGGCCCGAGCGAAGGAGAACAGCCGATGTATGCGGGGGGACCCCCAGGAATGGACCCCGATGGCATCATCGAGTCTAACTGGGAAACC GTCGTCGATAATTTCGATGATATGAACCTGAAGGAAGAGCTGCTGCGCGGTATCTATGCCTATGGTTTTGAAAAGCCCTCCGCTATTCAACAGCGTGCCATTTTGCCCTGCGTCAAGGGACATGATGTCATCGCCCAGGCTCAGTCGG gTACTGGTAAAACTGCAACTTTCTCCATTTCAATTCTGCAGAAGATTGATACGAACATTAATGAATGCCAGGCCTTGATCCTCGCGCCAACCCGTGAATTGGCCCAGCAG ATCCAAAAAGTAGTGATTGCTCTTGGTGATTTCATGCATGCACAATGTCACGCATGTATTGGAGGAACGAATGTCCGCGAGGACATGCGCAGGCTGGAGCAAGGAGTTCACGTGGTTGTTGGTACTCCTGGTCGAGTATTCGACATGATTAGCCGACGTGCACTACGATCAAACAGTATCAAACTGTTTGTTCTTGATGAAGCCGACGAGATGCTCTCCCGTGGTTTCAAGGATCAAATCTACGACGTCTTTAAGCTATTGCCAGCTGAAGTTCAG GTTATTTTATTGTCTGCTACCATGCCAAGTGATGTATTGGAAGTATCCAAGTGTTTCATGCGTGAACCCGTTCGTATTCTTGTGAAGAAAGAGGAACTTACTCTTGAGGGTATCAAGCAGTTCTTTATTTACATTGAGCGTGAAGATTGGAAGTTGGATACCTTGTGCGACTTGTATGATACTCTGAGTATCACTCAGGCTGTTATTTTCTGCAACACCAGACGCAAGGTCGACTGGCTTACAGATCACATGCACCAAAAAGACTTTACTGTATCCGCTATGCACGGAGACATGGAGCAACGCGAGCGTGACCTCATTATGAGGCAATTCCGTACCGGCTCTTCCCGTGTTTTGATTACCACTGATCTTCTTGCTCGTGGTATTGATGTCCAGCAAGTTTCCTTGGTCATCAACTATGATTTACCCTCTAACCGAGAAAACTATATTCACAG AATTGGACGTGGTGGTCGTTTCGGTCGTAAAGGTGTTGCGATTAACTTCGTGACTTCTGACGATAAAAGAATACTGAAAGATATTGAACAGTTTTATAACACTCATATTGATGAGATGCCAATGAACGTCGCTGATTTGATCTAA
- the LOC100117124 gene encoding eukaryotic initiation factor 4A-I isoform X2, whose protein sequence is MEEKTNDEQWPGESKNGPSEGEQPMYAGGPPGMDPDGIIESNWETVVDNFDDMNLKEELLRGIYAYGFEKPSAIQQRAILPCVKGHDVIAQAQSGTGKTATFSISILQKIDTNINECQALILAPTRELAQQIQKVVIALGDFMHAQCHACIGGTNVREDMRRLEQGVHVVVGTPGRVFDMISRRALRSNSIKLFVLDEADEMLSRGFKDQIYDVFKLLPAEVQVILLSATMPSDVLEVSKCFMREPVRILVKKEELTLEGIKQFFIYIEREDWKLDTLCDLYDTLSITQAVIFCNTRRKVDWLTDHMHQKDFTVSAMHGDMEQRERDLIMRQFRTGSSRVLITTDLLARGIDVQQVSLVINYDLPSNRENYIHRIGRGGRFGRKGVAINFVTSDDKRILKDIEQFYNTHIDEMPMNVADLI, encoded by the exons aTGGAAGAAAAAAC aaacGACGAGCAATGGCCTGGAGAGAGTAAGAATGGCCCGAGCGAAGGAGAACAGCCGATGTATGCGGGGGGACCCCCAGGAATGGACCCCGATGGCATCATCGAGTCTAACTGGGAAACC GTCGTCGATAATTTCGATGATATGAACCTGAAGGAAGAGCTGCTGCGCGGTATCTATGCCTATGGTTTTGAAAAGCCCTCCGCTATTCAACAGCGTGCCATTTTGCCCTGCGTCAAGGGACATGATGTCATCGCCCAGGCTCAGTCGG gTACTGGTAAAACTGCAACTTTCTCCATTTCAATTCTGCAGAAGATTGATACGAACATTAATGAATGCCAGGCCTTGATCCTCGCGCCAACCCGTGAATTGGCCCAGCAG ATCCAAAAAGTAGTGATTGCTCTTGGTGATTTCATGCATGCACAATGTCACGCATGTATTGGAGGAACGAATGTCCGCGAGGACATGCGCAGGCTGGAGCAAGGAGTTCACGTGGTTGTTGGTACTCCTGGTCGAGTATTCGACATGATTAGCCGACGTGCACTACGATCAAACAGTATCAAACTGTTTGTTCTTGATGAAGCCGACGAGATGCTCTCCCGTGGTTTCAAGGATCAAATCTACGACGTCTTTAAGCTATTGCCAGCTGAAGTTCAG GTTATTTTATTGTCTGCTACCATGCCAAGTGATGTATTGGAAGTATCCAAGTGTTTCATGCGTGAACCCGTTCGTATTCTTGTGAAGAAAGAGGAACTTACTCTTGAGGGTATCAAGCAGTTCTTTATTTACATTGAGCGTGAAGATTGGAAGTTGGATACCTTGTGCGACTTGTATGATACTCTGAGTATCACTCAGGCTGTTATTTTCTGCAACACCAGACGCAAGGTCGACTGGCTTACAGATCACATGCACCAAAAAGACTTTACTGTATCCGCTATGCACGGAGACATGGAGCAACGCGAGCGTGACCTCATTATGAGGCAATTCCGTACCGGCTCTTCCCGTGTTTTGATTACCACTGATCTTCTTGCTCGTGGTATTGATGTCCAGCAAGTTTCCTTGGTCATCAACTATGATTTACCCTCTAACCGAGAAAACTATATTCACAG AATTGGACGTGGTGGTCGTTTCGGTCGTAAAGGTGTTGCGATTAACTTCGTGACTTCTGACGATAAAAGAATACTGAAAGATATTGAACAGTTTTATAACACTCATATTGATGAGATGCCAATGAACGTCGCTGATTTGATCTAA